Below is a window of Pseudomonas monteilii DNA.
GCCATGCCCTGGCCGGGGTGAGCGGCGCGCTGCACGCTGGCGCCGAGCGCCAGGCAGGCGACACCGGGCAGATCCGCGATGCGCTGGGCGCCCTGGAGGCAACCATCCAGCAGGTCGCCGGTGACGCCAGTGCCGCCGCCCTGGCCAGTGCCGATGCCGGGCAGGCCGTCGAGCAGGGCCAGGTGGTGATCGGCCAGAGCCTCGAAGGCCTGCGCTCGCTGGTCGATGAAGTGCAAGGCAATGCCCAGGCCATCGAGCGACTGGCCGAAGAGTCGGCGACCATCGGCAGCGTGCTCACGGTGATTCGCGCCATTGCCGAACAGACCAACCTGCTGGCGCTCAACGCTGCCATCGAGGCAGCCCGCGCGGGGGACATGGGGCGCGGTTTTGCCGTGGTGGCCGACGAAGTCCGCTCGCTGGCCCAGCGCACCACCGGGGCGACGGGCGAGATCCAGGCGCTGATCGACCGCCTGCAAGGGGCAGCGCAGCGCTCCGTGCACGGCATGCGCGCCCAGCTCGCCCACGCCGAGACCACGGCCGGGCAGGCCCAGGCGGCCGACCAGGCCTTGGCGCGGATCGTTGGGGCGATCGGCACCATCGCCGCCACGGCGGTACGCATCGCCGAAGTGACCGGGCAGCAGACCGGCGCGGTGAGCGAGATTCGGGGCCACAGCGAACGTATTCATCGCCTGGGGGAAGACAACCTGCAGCGGATCGGTGAAGGCCGTGAGCAGGGCGAGCATTTGCTCAGGTTGGGTGGGGCGCTGAATTCGGCGGTGTTGGCGTTCAAGGTCTGAGGCCGGCGTTGCGCCTGGGTGGCTCAGGTGGACACCGCCCTCCTGTGGGAGCCGGCTTGCCGGCGATGGCGTCGGCGAGGTTGATGCCGGTCGTGAAGCCCGCCCGGCTGCGATGACCCCCGCGACCGCCAGACTTCGTTATCATGCGCCCACGTTCCACCGTGCGAGACCACCATGCGCCGCCTGTTCTTCCTGCTGCTCCTGTCGCTGGCCCTGCCTGTCTGTGCCGCCGGCCTGCTCGACAACCGCCCCAGCGCCACCTTGGGTGCCGCCTCCCAGAGCGGCGCGGACTTCCTCCCGGTGCGTGAGGCATTCGCCCTCAGCCGGGTCGACAGCGACGATCCGCAGACCCTCAAACTACGCTTCGTCGCCACCGAAGGGTATTACCTCTACCGTCACCGCCTGCAATTCAAGACCGAACCGGCGGACATCGCCCTGGGCACCCCTCGCCTGCCGGCAGGCGAAGCCAAGCATGACGAGTTCTTCGGCGACGTCGAGGTCTACCATGGCGTGCTGGACGTGGAGATCCCGCGCCCAGCAGACGAGACGCGTCCCTTCACCCTGCTGGTGACCTACCAGGGATGCGCCGACAAGGGGCTGTGCTACCCACCGGAAACCGAACGCCTGGCGATCGCCGGCAGCGCAGGCGCCACGGCCACGCCGCCTGGTCTACCGACCGAAGGCTGGAGCTGGCGCTCGCTGGCCCTGTTCTTCCTGGCGGGGCTCGGCCTGACCTTCACGCCCTGTGTCCTGCCGATGCTGCCGATCCTGTCGGGGGTGGTGCTGCGTGGTCAGAACGGCGGCGTGCGCGGCCTGAGCCTGTCGCTGGCGTTCGTGCTGCCGATGGCCGCCTGCTTCGCGCTGCTCGGCGCCCTGATGGGCGTGTTCGGCGCCGGTCTCAACCTGCAGGCGCGCTTGCAGTCGGCCTGGGTTCTGGTGCCCTTCTCGCTGTTCTTCGTGGTGTTCGCCCTGGCCATGTTCGGGGTCTTCGAACTGCGTCTGCCACGGCGCCTGAGCGACCGTCTGGACCAGATCGCCCACCGTACCCAAGGGGGATCGCTGCTCGGCGCGGCGGTGCTGGGGGTGCTCTCCAGCCTACTGGTGTCGCCTTGCGTCTCGGCGCCGCTGGCCGGTGCGCTGCTGTACATCAGCGCCAGTGGCGATGCCATCGGCGGTGCGCTCAAGCTCTTCGCCCTGGGCCTGGGCATGGGCGCTCCCCTGGTGATGATCGCCGCAGGTGGCGCGGCCTGGTTGCCGCGCAGCGGCCCGTGGCTGGGCGCGGTGAAGAACGCCATCGGTGTGCTGCTGCTGGGCTTGGCCATCGGCCTGCTCAGCCGCGTGCTGCCCGGCCCGCTGACCTTGCTCGCCATTGGCCTGCTGTCAGCCGGCGTGGCGCTGTTCCTCGGCACGCTGGAGTTCGGCAGCAAGACGCCTGTACAGCGTCTGGCGCAGCTGGCCGGCCTCGGCCTGCTCTTTTATGCGCTGGCCTGCTGGTACGGCGCCTTGAGCGGCCAGAGCGATCCACTGCGGCCTCTGCCCACGGCTACTTCGGCAGCCAGCCCTGCTCAAGCGCAGGCCGCCGCCGAGGCCTGGCAGACGGTCGAGACCCCCGAGGCCCTGGCGGCCGCACTCGCCAAGGCCCAGGCCCAGGGGCAACCGGTGGTGCTCGACTGGTACGCCGACTGGTGCATCAGCTGCAAGGTGATCGAACGCGACGTGCTGACCGACGCTGCCGTCAAACGTGGCTTGCAGGGCTTCAGCCTGGTGCGCCTGGACATGACCCAGAGCACCGCAGCGCAGCGGGCGTTGCTCGACCGCTATCGTCTGTTCGGCCCGCCTGCCTTGTTGTTCTTTGCAGCGAACGGCAGCGAACTGACCACCGATCGGGTCATTGGCGAGATCAACGCCGCCGAATTTGCTGCCCACGTGCAAACGGTACGTGCAGCGTTCGGCCTGTAAGCACCCGTTCCAGGGGGATTTTCCACCCCGAATGACCAAAGCCGCGATTCTGGTCACATACTTTCCACGATTCTCGGGTAACGTGCCGGCTATTGCCGGGAACTGGACAGTGGGTGCCGCTTGCGGCATAGTCGCCGCGCTACGTCGACTTGCCCTACACGATCAAGGAACTGCGGATGGCGACCTTCCTGGTGCTGCATGGCCCCAACCTGAATTTGCTCGGGACCCGTGAACCCACGGTCTACGGTGCCACTACCCTGGCGCAGATCGACCAGGGTCTCGTGCAACAGGCGCATGCCGCCGGCCATCATCTGCTGCACCTGCAGAGCAATGCCGAGTACGAACTCATCGAGCGCATCCATGCCGCGCGCGACGAGGGCGTCGACTTCATCCTGATCAATCCGGCTGCCTTCACCCACACCAGCGTCGCATTACGTGACGCGTTGCTGGCGGTGAGCATCCCATTCATCGAGGTGCACCTGTCGAACGTGCACAAACGCGAACCGTTCCGTCACCACTCCTACTTCTCCGACGTGGCAGTGGGCGTGATCTGCGGCCTCGGCGCCACCGGCTACCGCCTGGCGCTGGAGTCGGCGATGGAACACCTGGCTGCGCGCGTACAGCCCTGATGCCCTACGACCCGGCCTTGAAGGGCCTGGGTCTCGAGAAACGTCTTTGCTACGTTTTCAATTCAATCCCTGACCAAACTTGGGAGCTGCTGCTCAATGGATATCCGTAAAGTCAAGAAACTGATCGAGCTGCTGGAAGAGTCTGGCATCGACGAGCTGGAGATCAAGGAAGGCGAAGAGTCCGTCCGTATCAGCCGTCACAGCAAGACCCCAGCCGGTCAGCAGTACTTTGCCGCCCCTGTCGCCGCACCGGCACCTGCCGCTGCGCCAGCCCCTGTCGCTGCCGCCGCCCCTGCTGCCGAAGCTGCAGCACCTGCCCTCAAAGGCACCGTGATCCGCTCGCCGATGGTCGGCACCTTCTACCGCAAGCCTTCGCCGACCTCGCCGAACTTCGCCGAAGTGGGCCAGACCCTGAAGAAGGGCGACACCCTGTGCATCGTCGAAGCCATGAAGATGATGAACCACATCGAAGCCGACATCGGCGGCGTCATCGACGCCATCCTGGTAGAAGACGGCCAGCCGGTTGAGTTCGACCAGCCGCTGTTCACCATCGTTTGAACCGCGGAGAGCCTCCGATGTTGGAAAAAGTTCTGATCGCCAACCGCGGCGAAATCGCCCTGCGGATCCTGCGTGCGTGCAAGGAGCTGGGCATCAAGACCGTCGCCGTCCACTCCACGGCCGACCGCGAGCTGATGCACCTGGGCCTGGCTGACGAGTCCGTGTGCATCGGCCCGGCGCCGTCCAAGGATTCCTACCTGCACATCCCGGCGATCATCGCCGCGGCCGAAGTGACCGGCGCCACTGCCATCCACCCAGGCTATGGCTTCCTGGCGGAAAACGCCGACTTCGCCGAGCAGGTCGAGAAATCCGGCTTCGCCTTCATCGGCCCGAAAGCGGACACCATCCGCCTGATGGGCGACAAGGTGTCGGCCAAGGACGCCATGATCAAGTCGGGCGTCCCGACCGTGCCAGGTTCCGACGGCCCGCTGCCGGAAGACGAAGACGCTGCGCTGGCCATCGCCCGCGAAGTCGGCTATCCGGTGATCATCAAGGCCGCCGGTGGCGGTGGTGGTCGCGGCATGCGTGTGGTGCACAAGGAAGAGGACCTGATTTCCTCGGCCAAGCTGACCCGCAACGAAGCCGGCGCCGCCTTCGGCAACCCGATGGTCTACCTGGAGAAGTTCCTGACCAACCCACGTCACGTGGAAGTGCAGGTCCTGTCCGATGGCCAGGGCAACGCCATTCACCTGGGCGACCGTGACTGCTCGTTGCAGCGTCGCCACCAGAAGGTCCTCGAAGAAGCGCCGGCCCCCGGCATCGACGAGAAGGCCCGCCAGGAAGTCTTCGCCCGCTGCGTGCAGGCCTGCGTCGAGATCGGCTACCGCGGTGCGGGGACCTTCGAGTTCCTGTACGAAGACGGCAACTTCTACTTCATCGAGATGAACACCCGCGTACAGGTGGAGCATCCGGTGTCGGAGATGGTCACCGGGATCGACATCGTCAAGGAGATGCTGAGCATCGCCGCTGGCAACAAGCTGTCGTTCACCCAGGACGACGTGGTCATCCGCGGTCACTCGCTGGAGTGCCGGATCAACGCCGAAGACCCGCGCAAGTTCGTCCCGAGCCCTGGCACCGTCAAGCACTTCCACGCGCCAGGCGGCAACGGCGTGCGGGTCGATTCGCACCTGTACAGCGGCTACACGGTTCCGCCGAACTACGACTCGCTGATCGGCAAGCTGATCACCTACGGCAAGGACCGCGACGAAGCCATGGCGCGCATGCGCAATGCCCTGGACGAGATCATCGTCGACGGCATCAAGACCAACGTCCCGCTGCACCGGGACCTGGTGCGCGACGAAGCCTTCTGCAAGGGCGGCGTCAACATCCACTACCTCGAACACAAACTGGCTGACCAGGCGTGATCGACGGGTAGGCGTCAGGGCACCTCGCCCCTGGGCCGTGAGGCTGTTCACCTGAGCAGCGCGCGTCCAGGCGAGGCGTTTCGAAAAAATCCGGTACCAGGCTCTGGTGCCGGATTTTTTTATGGCTGTCCAGACGTGACGACTGGCAATGCCAAGGTTACCGCTATCGCCACAGATTGAGGTGATCACCTGCAGGAGCGATTGCACGCTCCCGTCCCGAGCCATGCCTGAACGTGCTGACGATGTGCACCTGGTATCGGAGACTGCGAGAGATTCTACGGTTTCTGCCAAGTGCTGATGTATGGGCTTACCCGCGACGCAGGCGGCGCCTGACAGGGCCCTATCGCTGGCAAGCCAGCTCCCACCCAGATCTCTGCAGCGTGTCGGTGTAGGCATGGCTGCGCAAACAGCTTGTGGGAGCGGGCTTGCCCGCGATAGCGTCCGGCCCGTCGCCGCCTGCATCGCGGGCAAGCCCGCTCCCACAAAGGGGCATCAGGCCTGGGTATCTGCTGAAAAAAGACCAAGACCGCGACAGCCTGCGCTGCCTTACCCTTCTGCACAAACCCCCTGCACTCAAGTAGACTGCACGCCTCTGGCAGCCTGGCGCTGCCCTTCTCGAATCTGTCACAGGTACCCGCCATGCCCTGGCTGCAAGTACGCCTGGCCATCAGCCCGGAACAAGCCGAAACCTACGAAGATGCGCTGCTGGAAGTCGGCGCCGTCTCGGTCACCTTCATGGACGCCGAGGACCAGCCGATCTTCGAGCCAGACCTCAACACCACGCCGCTGTGGAGCAACACCCACCTGCTGGCGCTGTTCGAAGCCGATACCCCGCCCGACAGTGTGTTCGCGCACCTGCGCCTGCTGACCGATGCCGAGCTGCCCGAGCACCAGGCCGAGGTGATCGAAGACCAGGACTGGGAACGCAGCTGGATGGACAACTTCCAGCCCATGCGTTTTGGTCAGCGTCTGTGGATCGTGCCGAGCTGGCACGAGGCGCCGGATGCCCAGGCGGTGAACCTGCTGCTCGACCCCGGCCTGGCCTTCGGCACCGGCACGCACCCGACCACGGCGCTGTGCCTGGAGTGGCTCGACGCCCAGGCGCTGGACGGCGTCCAGGTCCTGGATTTCGGCTGTGGCTCGGGGATCCTGGCGATTGCCGCCCTGCTGCTCGGCGCCCGTGAAGCGATCGGCACCGACATCGACGTGCAGGCACTGGAGGCCTCGCGCGACAACGCCGGGCGCAACGGCATCGCCGACGCGCGCCTGAGCCTGTTCCTGCCCGAGCAACTGCCGGCGCTGCAAGCCGACGTGCTGGTGGCTAACATCCTGGCCGGCCCGCTGGTGTCGCTCGCGCCTCAGCTGTCCGGCCTGATCCGTCCGGGTGGCCTGCTGGCCCTCTCCGGCATCCTGGCCGAACAGGGCCAGGAAGTCGCCGACGCCTACGCCGAGGCCTTCGACCTGGACCCGATCGTCGTGCGCGACGGCTGGGTCCGGATCAGCGGCCGTCGTCGCTGACCGCCTCGCCTTGCACTCCCGCAGACTCAGGACCGGCGTATGAGCGACAGCTTCGTCACCCAGTGCCCGCATTGCCAGACACGCTTTCGCGTCACGCATCACCAGCTCGGCGTCGCCCGAGGGGTGGTGCGCTGTGGCGCCTGCATGCAGATGTTCAATGCGGCCAAGCAGCTGCTCGAAGCGCATCGTGCGCAGAGCGAGGCCGCCGAGCAGCCCGTTCAGGCACCTGCCCTGGATGCGCCTGTCTCGGTAACGCCCGCTCCTGCCCAGGCGGTGGCGCCGGCCCATGACTGGACCCACAGCACGCTGGACGAGGTCGACCTCGACGAGGAACTGGCACGTCTGGAACAGCGTGATCAGCCCGCCGAGACCCGTGCGCCACGGCAGGCGGCAAGCCTGCATGCACGACGCGATGACCCTCGCGCCGAGCCCCAGGACGAGCGCCCGTTCGGCACGGCATCGGACGACGACCACGAGCCGGTCCCTGCCACGCTCGAGCACGACGACACCTTGCCCCACGAGGTGCCGGCCCTGCTCGAGCGTGACGAGCCGACCCTGAGCCTCGACGCCACCGTGGACACGCCGGTCGAGGCCGACCAGCCCCGGCTCGGCGACCTGCGCGACACCGCGGAGCCCTCCGTGCCCCTGGGGTCGCTGTCAGCGGCGGACACCCCGGAGGCCGACGACCGGCTCAGCGCCCACACCCTGACCCCGGACGATGCGGACCGTATCGAGCCAGGCCTGGGCCAGCCCCTGCTGGAGACGCGACGCAAGGAACCGTTGATCCACGTGATCGACGACCCCTTGCGCCTGGATTGGCAGAAACCCAAGCCCAACTGGCGCAAGCGCATCCTCTGGGGCGTGCTGATCCTGCTGGCCCTGGCCGGGCTGGCGCTGCAATACGTCATCTATCACTTCGACGCGCTCGCCCGCCAGGACCAGTACCGCCCCCTGTTCCAGAGCCTCTGCCCGGCCTTTGGCTGCCAGGTGCCGACCCGGGTCGACATCGATCGGATCAAGAGCAGCAACCTGGTGGTGCGCAGCCACCCGGACTTCAAGGGCGCGCTCATCGTCGACGCGATCATCTACAACCGTGCGCCCTTCGCCCAGCCGTTTCCCCTGCTCGAGCTGCGCTTCGCCGACCTCAATGGCCAACTGATCGCCAGCCGCCGCTTCAAGCCCACCGAGTACCTCAGCGGCGAACTGGCCGGACGCGGCGACATGCCCAGCCAGACCCCCATCCACATCGCCCTCGACATCCTCGACCCCGGGCCCAATGCGGTGAACTACAGCCTCAGCTTCCGTTCGCCCCAGTGAGCCGGGAGCGGCCATCTCTGAGCAACAAGCTCCAAGCGGCAAGCTGCAAGTAAAAGCAGATCGCGGCGTTTCGCAGATCTGCTCTTGCTTGCAGCTTGCCGCTTACCGCTCGCCACTCAAACCCCGAAGCTCGTCGCCTGCCCCTCCAATTGCTCAGATTTTATCCAATTCCATCTTTATCCAGTCACCGAGAGCGGGTATCATGCGATCCCTTTTTCGAACTCCCATGATCCGGCCCCACAACAGGGAACACCTATGTCGGCGGTACGCATCGGCCCTTACACATTACGGAACAACCTGATCCTTGCGCCCATGGCCGGGGTCACGGACCAGCCTTTCCGTACGCTCTGCCAACGGCTGGGCGCTGGCATGGTGGTGTCGGAGATGGTCACCAGCGACCTGCGTCTCTGGAACAGCCGCAAGTCGCGCCTGCGTCGCATCCACGAGGGCGATCCCGAGCCTCGCTCGGTCCAGATCGCCGGTGGCGATGCCCAGATGCTGGCGGCTGCCGCGCGGGCCAATGTGGAGTCGGGGGCGCAGATCATCGACATCAACATGGGCTGCCCGGCGAAAAAAGTCTGCAACAAGGCGGCAGGCTCTGCTTTATTGAGAGATGAAGCGCTGGTCACCGAGATCCTGCACGCCGTGGTCGGCGCCGTGGACGTCCCGGTGACCCTGAAGATCCGCACCGGTTGGGACCGGGACAACAAGAACGGCCTGAACGTGGCGAAAATCGCCGAGCAGGCCGGTATCCAGGCCCTGGCGGTGCACGGCCGTACCCGTGCCGACCTGTACACCGGCGAAGCCGAGTACGACACCATCGCGCAGATCAAGCAGGCGGTGTCGATCCCGGTCTTCGCCAATGGCGACATCACCTCGCCGGTCAAGGCTCGCGCCGTGCTCGAGGCGACCGGGGTCGACGGTCTGCTGATCGGCCGTGCGGCGCAAGGTCGGCCGTGGATCTTCCGCGAGATCGAGCATTACCTGCGCACCGGCGAGACGCTGCCGGCGCCGGGGCTGGACGAGGTGGAATACATCCTGCTGGGGCACCTGGCCGCATTGCATGCTTTCTATGGGGATGTGATGGGTGTGCGCATCGCGCGCAAGCACGTGAGCTGGTACCTGGCGACACAACCGGGCGGAAAGGAGTTTCGCCAGCGATTCAATGCCTTGGAAGAGACACAAGCGCAGTGCGCCAACGTTCGCGAATTCTTCGAGGAACGTCGACAGAGCCTTGAGACAACGGAAGGACCAGGGGTGGCCGCATGACGATGATGACCGAGACTTTAGTGAGTGGAACAACGCCCGTGAGCGACAACGTCAACCTCAAACAGCACCTGAACACGCCGAGCGAAGAGGGCCGGACCCTGCGCGGCAGCGTGGAAAAGGCGCTGCACAACTACTTCGCCCACCTCGAAGGCGCGACCGTCACGGACGTGTACAACCTGGTGCTCTCCGAAGTGGAGGCGCCGCTGCTCGAAAGCGTGATGAACTACGTCAAGGGCAATCAGACCAAGGCCAGCGAGATGCTCGGACTCAACCGGGGCACCTTGCGCAAGAAGCTCAAGCAGTACGATCTGCTGTAACCCAATCCCAACCAGAAAAGGCGACTCCCATTCGATGAGGTCGCCTTTTTTGCTGACTCCACCGCGTTATGGAATCCGAAATGACCGACCAGACTACCCGCCTGCCGATCCGCCGCGCCTTGATCAGCGTCTCCGACAAGACCGGTATCCTCGAATTCGCTCGTGAACTGCAACAGCTGGGCGTCGAGATCCTGTCGACCGGCGGCACCTACAAGCTGCTCAAGGACAATGGCGTCGACGCGGTGGAAGTGGCCGATTACACCGGCTTCGCCGAAATGATGGACGGCCGGGTCAAGACCCTGCACCCGAAGATCCACGGTGGCATCCTCGGCCGCCGCGGCACCGACGATGCCATCATGGCCGAGCACGGCATCCAGCCGATCGACCTGGTGGCCGTCAACCTCTACCCTTTCGAAGCGACCATCGCCAAGCCAGGCTGTGACCTGCCGACGGCGGTCGAGAACATCGACATCGGCGGCCCGACCATGGTCCGCTCGGCGGCCAAGAACCACAAGGACGTGGCCATCGTGGTCAACGCCAGCGACTACGCCAGCGTGATCGACGGCCTCAAGGCCGGTGGCCTGACCTACGCCCAGCGCTTCGACCTGATGCTCAAGGCATTCGAGCACACCGCCGCCTACGACGGCATGATCGCCAACTACATGGGCACCATCGACCAGTCCCGCGAGACCCTGGCCACCGACGCGCGCAGCGAGTTCCCGCGCACCTTCAACAGCCAGTTCGTCAAGGCGCAGGAAATGCGCTACGGCGAGAACCCGCACCAGAGCGCGGCGTTCTACGTCGAGGCCAAGAAGGGCGAAGCCAGCATCTCCACCGCCGTGCAGCTGCAAGGCAAGGAACTGTCGTTCAACAACGTGGCCGACACCGACGCCGCGCTGGAATGCGTGAAGAGCTTCACCAAGCCGGCCTGCGTGATCGTCAAGCACGCCAACCCCTGCGGCGTGGCCGTTGCCCTGGACGCCGAAGGCGGCATTCGCCAGGCCTACGAGCTGGCCTACGCCACCGACAGCGAGTCGGCGTTCGGCGGTATCATCGCCTTCAACCGCGAGTTGGACGGCGCCACCGCCCAGGCCATCGTCGAGCGTCAGTTCGTCGAAGTGATCATCGCCCCGAGCATCTCCCAGGCCGCCCGCGACGTGGTCGCCACCAAGCAGAACGTGCGCCTGCTCGAGTGCGGCCAGTGGCCGGCCGAGCGTGCCGCCGGCTGGGACTTCAAGCGGGTCAACGGTGGCCTGCTGGTGCAGAGCCGCGACAACGGCATGATCACCGCCGACGACCTGAAGATCGTCACCCGTCGTGCCCCGACCGAGCAGGAGATCCACGACCTGGTGTTCGCCTGGAAAGTGGCCAAGTTCGTCAAGTCCAATGCCATCGTCTACGCCAAGAACCGCCAGACCATCGGTGTCGGCGCCGGTCAGATGAGCCGCGTCAACTCCGCCCGTATCGCCGCCATCAAGGCCGAGCACGCCGGGCTGCAGGTGCAGGGTGCGGTCATGGCCTCGGACGCGTTCTTCCCGTTCCGCGACGGCATCGACAATGCGGCCAAGGTCGGCATCAGCGCCGTGATCCAGCCAGGCGGCTCGATGCGTGACGCCGAAGTGATCGCCGCGGCCGACGAAGCGGGTATCGCCATGGTATTTACCGGCATGCGCCACTTCCGCCACTGACTCAACGCAATCGGCCGCACTGAAGCAGGCATCTGCTGCGTTGGGGCCGGTTCCGCCGATGCTCATTGCCATCAGGCAACTGCGCTCAGCGAAACCGGCCCCGCCTGGCATCTACCTACTTCATTGCGACCTCGTACCGCGCGAAGCAACGCTTCCCGTTCGACAGATTTCGAGGTTTTGACATGAAAGTTTTGATCATCGGCAATGGCGGTCGCGAACACGCGCTGGCGTGGAAAGTCGCTCAGGACCCCCGCGTCGAAAAAGTCTTCGTCGCGCCAGGCAACGCCGGCACCGCCACCGAAGCCAAGTGCGAGAACGTCGACATTGCCGTCACGGCCCTCGAGCAGCTCGCCGACTTCGCCGAGCAGAACGTCGACCTGACCATCGTCGGCCCTGAAGCCCCGCTGGTCATCGGCGTGGTCGACCTGTTCCGCAGCCGTGGCCTGGACTGCTTCGGCCCGACCAAGGGCGCGGCGCAGCTGGAAGGCTCCAAGGCCTTCACCAAGGACTTCCTGGCCCGTCACAAGATCCCGACCGCCGACTACCAGAACTTCACCGAGATCGAGCCGGCGCTGGCCTACCTGCGCGAGAAAGGCGCGCCGATCGTGATCAAGGCCGATGGCCTGGCCGCAGGCAAGGGCGTCATCGTCGCCATGACCCTGGAAGAAGCCGAAGCCGCCGTGCGCGACATGCTGGCCGGCAACGCCTTCGGTGACGCCGGTTCGCGGGTGGTGATCGAGGAGTTCCTCGACGGCGAGGAAGCCAGCTTCATCGTCATGGTCGACGGCCACAACGTGCTGCCGATGGCCACCAGCCAGGACCACAAGCGCGTCGGCGACGGCGACAGCGGCCCGAACACCGGCGGCATGGGCGCCTACTCCCCCGCCCCCGTGGTGACGGCCGAGGTGCA
It encodes the following:
- the purH gene encoding bifunctional phosphoribosylaminoimidazolecarboxamide formyltransferase/inosine monophosphate cyclohydrolase (involved in de novo purine biosynthesis) yields the protein MTDQTTRLPIRRALISVSDKTGILEFARELQQLGVEILSTGGTYKLLKDNGVDAVEVADYTGFAEMMDGRVKTLHPKIHGGILGRRGTDDAIMAEHGIQPIDLVAVNLYPFEATIAKPGCDLPTAVENIDIGGPTMVRSAAKNHKDVAIVVNASDYASVIDGLKAGGLTYAQRFDLMLKAFEHTAAYDGMIANYMGTIDQSRETLATDARSEFPRTFNSQFVKAQEMRYGENPHQSAAFYVEAKKGEASISTAVQLQGKELSFNNVADTDAALECVKSFTKPACVIVKHANPCGVAVALDAEGGIRQAYELAYATDSESAFGGIIAFNRELDGATAQAIVERQFVEVIIAPSISQAARDVVATKQNVRLLECGQWPAERAAGWDFKRVNGGLLVQSRDNGMITADDLKIVTRRAPTEQEIHDLVFAWKVAKFVKSNAIVYAKNRQTIGVGAGQMSRVNSARIAAIKAEHAGLQVQGAVMASDAFFPFRDGIDNAAKVGISAVIQPGGSMRDAEVIAAADEAGIAMVFTGMRHFRH
- a CDS encoding phosphoribosylamine--glycine ligase (catalyzes the formation of N(1)-(5-phospho-D-ribosyl)glycinamide from 5-phospho-D-ribosylamine and glycine in purine biosynthesis), which encodes MKVLIIGNGGREHALAWKVAQDPRVEKVFVAPGNAGTATEAKCENVDIAVTALEQLADFAEQNVDLTIVGPEAPLVIGVVDLFRSRGLDCFGPTKGAAQLEGSKAFTKDFLARHKIPTADYQNFTEIEPALAYLREKGAPIVIKADGLAAGKGVIVAMTLEEAEAAVRDMLAGNAFGDAGSRVVIEEFLDGEEASFIVMVDGHNVLPMATSQDHKRVGDGDSGPNTGGMGAYSPAPVVTAEVHQRVMDQVIWPTVRGMAEEGNVYTGFLYAGLMIDKAGNPKVIEFNCRFGDPETQPVMLRLESSLVLLIEAAFAKALDKVEAQWDPRPSLGVVLAAGGYPGDYAKGTPISGLDAAAALEGKVFHAGTALKDGQVVTSGGRVLCATAMGETVEAAQQQAYRLAKQIRWDGGFYRSDIGYRAIARERGEQH